From one Lolium rigidum isolate FL_2022 chromosome 4, APGP_CSIRO_Lrig_0.1, whole genome shotgun sequence genomic stretch:
- the LOC124647316 gene encoding uncharacterized protein LOC124647316, translating into MAAEIKDPAAAAQPMHDRKLSHSNSFSTATESPLPSPAWSPAPPSSCERIPVSELDRQSSLSSTSSYESFYQIEAPAEPAVADQEFVPTTLPPAVQTMMAQGQPAVAGYDPKRLPSSMFRTQSTCPAEWSATSDQSLFSIQLENSGELGGPLYGVGDLYYDAAGVFHRLSSATRLPVVPEVSSSTSPGSSSGGLCVKDDCGKCGSTMSTKSVRFAASTDSDCRRTPATLEEGEAPATEPGAAADGWCCWPSLWWPSCACRACDCRCGDCRWS; encoded by the exons ATGGCGGCCGAGATCAAGGATCCCGCCGCGGCCGCTCAGCCCATGCACGACCGCAAGCTATCCCACTCCAACTCCTTCTCGACGGCGACCGAATCACCGCtgccgtcgccggcttggtcgccggccccACCATCGTCGTGCGAGAGAATCCCCGTCTCCGAGCTAGACAGGCAGTCGTCcttgtcctccacctcctcctacgAGAGCTTCTACCAGATCGAGGCCCCCGCCGAGCCGGCCGTGGCGGATCAAGAGTTCGTGCCGACGACCCTTCCGCCGGCAGTCCAGACAATGATGGCGCAGGGGCAGCCCGCCGTTGCCGGGTACGACCCGAAGAGGCTCCCGTCGTCGATGTTCCGTACGCAGTCGACATGCCCGGCAGAATGGAGCGCCACCTCCGACCAGTCGCTGTTCAGCATCCAGCTCGAAAACTCCGGCGAGCTCGGTGGTCCGCTCTATGGCGTCGGCGACCTCTACTACGACGCCGCCGGCGTGTTCCACCGCCTCTCCTCCGCCACGAGGCTCCCGGTCGTCCCagaggtgtcgtcgtcgacgtcgcCGGGAAGCTCCAGCGGGGGTTTGTGCGTGAAGGATGACTGCGGGAAGTGCGGCAGTACCATGAGCACGAAGTCCGTCAGGTTCGCCGCCTCAACGGACAGCGACTGCAGGCGCACGCCC GCCAcgctggaggagggggaggcgCCGGCGACGGAACCTGGCGCGGCGGCGGATGGCTGGTGCTGCTGGCCGTCGTTGTGGTGGCCAAGCTGCGCCTGCCGCGCCTGCGACTGCCGCTGCGGCGACTGCCGATGGTCCTGA